The following is a genomic window from Candidatus Woesearchaeota archaeon.
ACAAGGATACAAAGCACACCCGACCTGATGCCATCTGATGTTACAGGAACATACATAATTGAGGATAAAGGCGGCAAGAGGGAGTTTAAGTTCCAGCAGGGGCCTGTTTTTTCCAATATTGTGCTTGCGGATGAAATTAACAGGGCGACACCAAAAACACAGTCAGCGCTATTGGAAGCGATGCAGGAGAAGCAGGTTAGTGTAGGCAATACAACATTTGAGCTGGACAGGCCTTTTTTTGTGCTTGCTACACAGAACCCTATTGAGCAGGAAGGGACATACCCGCTGCCTGAAGCGCAGCAGGACAGATTTTTACTCAAGATTAAGGTTGATTACCCGAATTTTGATGAGGAGATGAAGATAGTCAACATATATTCTGAGCAGAAGCAGCAGAAGAAACTCAATCCCATGCTTAATAAGACCCATATACTGTCGCTGCAGGACATGGTCAAGGAGATGCCTATAGCTAATGACATAAAGCAGAGGGCTGTCAAGATAGTCCAGGCCACGAGAGAAAACAAGGACATGATCCATTAC
Proteins encoded in this region:
- a CDS encoding AAA domain-containing protein, with amino-acid sequence MKNYKNAFDSLFKELSYVVVGQDEVLKQIMIAILSDSNALLEGFPGLAKTLAVKTLAELMELKFTRIQSTPDLMPSDVTGTYIIEDKGGKREFKFQQGPVFSNIVLADEINRATPKTQSALLEAMQEKQVSVGNTTFELDRPFFVLATQNPIEQEGTYPLPEAQQDRFLLKIKVDYPNFDEEMKIVNIYSEQKQQKKLNPMLNKTHILSLQDMVKEMPIANDIKQRAVKIVQATRENKDMIHYGASPRASIGLILASKASALIEGRNHVSNSDIDKMALPVLRHRILLNFEAERKGMSPDDAIKEILKKAK